The following DNA comes from Corynebacterium atrinae.
GCCCTCAAAGCGCGCCCCACCCTTTTCGGCCACGTGTCGGGAGGCCGCGTTATCCGCCCGCGCCTTCACCTCCACGCGCTTGGCACCCCCGGCCAGGGCGTACTCCAGCACCAGGCGAAGGGCCACGGACTGCAGGCCACGCCCGCGGGCCCAGGGAGCGGTGTGATAGCCAATGTCATAGATCCCGGCGTCCTTATTGGTCACCCGTAATTCGATGCTCCCCAGGAACCGATCATCGTCGTCCGCGGTCATGACCAGCCGCACGTTATCCGTGTCCGCACTTTCGGC
Coding sequences within:
- a CDS encoding GNAT family N-acetyltransferase, with amino-acid sequence MNLWEVKDVRLRGGGIALRPLVSADAADLYACCQDQRMIDFTTIPQPYTLDMAEAFIAESADTDNVRLVMTADDDDRFLGSIELRVTNKDAGIYDIGYHTAPWARGRGLQSVALRLVLEYALAGGAKRVEVKARADNAASRHVAEKGGARFEGIARKAEFHRGQHYDLAVYAVVEGDSV